A portion of the Microlunatus phosphovorus NM-1 genome contains these proteins:
- a CDS encoding alpha/beta hydrolase codes for MSENIDIKTLNGYGTTLAAVINFPPDFDTSKAYPAIVVSHPGGGVKEQTAGLYAGKLADAGFVTVAYDASFQGASTGEPRQLENPHIRTEDVSAVVDYLTTLDYVDTDRIGAMGICAGAGYTANAAINDPRIKAVGTVSMVNIGQMFRNGWTNDVADADAAPVLQMGADARTADAAGKDNPFPLAPLKEEDAPNEELRQAWEYYHTPRCEHPNAPGFMTARSLSQILSYDAFHKAEAFLTQPLLVIAGSEAGSKWMSDDLHQRAASTDKSFHIVEGANHMELYDGEKEVAEAVSKLGPFFTDRL; via the coding sequence ATGAGCGAGAACATCGACATCAAGACCTTGAATGGCTATGGCACCACGCTGGCTGCTGTCATCAACTTTCCGCCGGACTTCGACACGTCGAAGGCTTATCCGGCCATCGTCGTCTCCCACCCTGGCGGCGGTGTGAAGGAGCAGACTGCGGGCCTGTATGCAGGCAAGCTCGCCGACGCCGGGTTCGTGACAGTCGCCTACGACGCCTCGTTCCAAGGCGCGAGCACCGGCGAGCCCCGTCAGTTGGAGAACCCCCACATCCGCACCGAGGACGTGTCCGCGGTCGTGGACTACCTGACCACCCTCGACTACGTCGACACCGACCGGATCGGCGCGATGGGCATCTGCGCCGGCGCCGGCTACACCGCCAACGCCGCGATCAACGACCCCCGCATCAAGGCTGTGGGAACGGTCAGCATGGTCAACATCGGTCAGATGTTCCGCAACGGCTGGACCAACGACGTCGCCGACGCCGATGCGGCTCCCGTCCTGCAGATGGGCGCGGACGCGCGCACCGCCGACGCCGCGGGCAAGGACAACCCGTTCCCGCTGGCCCCGCTGAAGGAGGAGGACGCCCCGAACGAGGAGCTGCGCCAGGCGTGGGAGTACTACCACACGCCCCGTTGCGAGCACCCCAACGCGCCGGGCTTCATGACCGCGCGGAGCCTGTCGCAGATCCTCAGCTACGACGCCTTCCACAAGGCCGAGGCGTTCCTGACCCAGCCGCTGCTCGTGATCGCGGGCAGCGAGGCCGGATCGAAGTGGATGAGCGACGACCTCCACCAACGGGCCGCGAGCACCGACAAGTCCTTCCACATCGTGGAGGGCGCGAACCACATGGAGCTCTACGACGGCGAGAAGGAAGTCGCCGAGGCCGTCAGCAAGCTCGGCCCCTTCTTCACCGACAGGCTCTGA
- a CDS encoding helix-turn-helix domain-containing protein, with translation MTTKDENVRDFLSTRRAKITPDMAGLPTGSDVRRVPGLRREEVAILSGVSVDYYTRIEKGDLTGVSDEVLDAVARALHMTDDETAYLYDLARAVRRPARARKRAKPSSTVPRQAQLLIDSMNTTPVIAHNGCLDILAANPLGRALFSVVYDSPTRRSAAAPPNLASFVFLDPAAGEFYADLDDTAATVVRMLRAQAATTPHESRLTALVGELSTRSEDFRIRWGAHDVGKHRAGSKALHHREVGDLVLGFEELTLDSSPSIALSAYIAEPASPTAERLQLLAALALTTIPTQP, from the coding sequence GTGACGACGAAGGACGAGAACGTGCGGGACTTCCTGTCCACCCGCCGCGCGAAAATAACCCCGGACATGGCCGGCCTGCCCACAGGCAGCGACGTCCGCCGCGTGCCAGGTCTTCGCCGCGAGGAGGTCGCCATACTCTCCGGGGTCTCAGTCGACTACTACACCCGGATCGAAAAGGGCGACCTCACCGGCGTCTCCGACGAGGTCCTCGATGCCGTCGCCCGTGCTCTGCACATGACCGACGACGAGACCGCCTACCTCTACGATCTCGCCCGCGCGGTCCGCCGACCCGCCCGCGCCCGCAAGCGGGCCAAGCCGTCCTCGACGGTTCCGCGGCAGGCGCAGCTGCTCATCGACTCCATGAACACCACGCCGGTCATCGCGCACAACGGGTGCCTGGACATCCTGGCCGCGAACCCGCTGGGCCGAGCACTGTTCTCCGTCGTCTACGACAGCCCGACCAGGAGATCCGCGGCCGCGCCGCCCAACTTGGCCTCGTTCGTGTTCCTCGACCCCGCGGCCGGGGAGTTCTACGCCGACCTCGACGACACCGCGGCTACCGTCGTGCGAATGCTGCGGGCCCAGGCCGCGACCACTCCGCACGAATCACGTCTTACCGCCCTTGTCGGGGAGCTCTCCACGCGAAGCGAGGACTTCCGTATCCGTTGGGGCGCCCACGACGTCGGCAAGCATCGCGCCGGCAGCAAGGCCCTCCATCATCGCGAGGTCGGCGACCTCGTCCTCGGGTTCGAGGAACTCACCCTCGACTCCAGCCCGTCGATCGCACTGTCCGCCTACATCGCCGAACCCGCCTCTCCCACAGCGGAACGGCTCCAACTGCTGGCAGCCCTGGCTCTGACGACGATCCCTACACAACCCTGA
- a CDS encoding helix-turn-helix domain-containing protein, whose protein sequence is MVRRIENLQTFLTASEVDRLVDDYLDGATVNELADRYGVHRATVSAHLTRRRVGRRRPGLGVDEAAEAVRLHLGGVSMRAIAQSMGVDRKAVRRALVEASAISA, encoded by the coding sequence GTGGTTCGGAGGATTGAGAATCTTCAAACCTTTCTCACCGCCTCCGAGGTCGACCGACTCGTAGACGACTATCTCGACGGCGCGACGGTCAACGAGCTGGCTGACAGGTACGGCGTGCATCGCGCCACGGTGTCGGCTCATCTGACCCGGCGCCGCGTCGGGCGTCGTCGTCCGGGGCTCGGGGTCGATGAAGCGGCCGAGGCCGTGCGCCTCCACCTCGGCGGTGTCTCGATGAGGGCGATCGCGCAGAGCATGGGCGTGGATCGCAAGGCCGTGCGGCGTGCGCTGGTCGAGGCATCCGCGATTAGCGCGTGA
- a CDS encoding DUF2255 family protein — protein MASWTQDELDRINAETYFTVGATLPDGTTPKTVDIWSVPVGMRIFIRSFNGTQGKWYGPALETGRGRVSAGGVEKNVRFVPVASDDEETNQAVDASFLDKYADSPYSVTMSTEPVRRNTLEVIPEDEASR, from the coding sequence ATGGCTTCCTGGACCCAGGACGAGCTGGACCGCATCAACGCCGAGACCTACTTCACCGTCGGAGCGACGCTGCCCGACGGCACCACCCCGAAGACCGTCGACATCTGGTCGGTGCCGGTGGGGATGCGGATCTTCATCCGCTCCTTCAACGGAACGCAAGGCAAGTGGTACGGACCCGCGCTGGAGACCGGTCGCGGCCGCGTATCGGCCGGAGGCGTGGAGAAGAACGTGCGATTCGTGCCCGTCGCCTCCGATGACGAAGAGACGAATCAAGCCGTCGACGCCTCCTTCCTCGACAAGTACGCCGATAGCCCGTACTCAGTGACGATGTCCACCGAGCCCGTGCGACGAAACACCCTCGAAGTCATCCCCGAAGACGAGGCGAGCCGATGA
- a CDS encoding LOG family protein, whose protein sequence is MAEQVQGERMARIVLSMLAEPDDLTTGYILGRHGGVATLSLVESDHYVTGLGRADVLLWRERLRARIAPDLMERVAEAEQYGFGTLIPADREWPAGLDDLGDRAPYVLWTQGASSFLATALSDRNDHRCSRVHPLRRTRHQRTCGGSGR, encoded by the coding sequence TTGGCGGAGCAGGTGCAGGGCGAACGGATGGCGCGGATTGTGCTGTCGATGCTCGCTGAGCCGGACGATCTGACGACCGGATACATCCTGGGTCGCCACGGCGGCGTTGCGACGCTGAGCCTGGTGGAGTCCGATCACTACGTGACGGGGCTGGGGCGTGCCGACGTTCTGTTGTGGCGTGAGCGCCTGCGGGCACGGATCGCGCCCGACCTGATGGAGCGCGTGGCCGAGGCCGAGCAGTACGGGTTCGGCACGCTGATCCCGGCGGATCGAGAGTGGCCCGCCGGGCTGGACGACCTGGGCGACCGCGCCCCTTATGTGCTGTGGACGCAGGGCGCGTCGTCGTTCCTAGCGACGGCGCTGAGCGATCGGAACGATCACCGGTGCTCGCGCGTCCACCCACTACGGCGAACACGTCACCAGCGAACTTGCGGCGGGTCTGGCCGATGA
- a CDS encoding glycoside hydrolase family 3 protein: MSERPWMDAELSADRRASLLLEEMTSEEKVALMTGDVLEGVEGFSNAGIDRLGIPPLRMADAGSGLRRPAGYSAATAMPAPIALAATWDADLGTPYGYVVGEESFLLRHNVMLGPNADLSRVPWSGRIGETVGEDPVLVCEMTMKVPAAVQRPGVLCCYKHPLAYNQETNRGGGGNSILDERTIREVYAPPFDAAIRAGAVSLMSSFNKINGVYANENDDMQNKLLRDAFGFAGFLMSDYLANHSLSPGAGLDMEEPGHPVEPTYYGPHLLWAVQNGSISKSVLDRACQRILWAMFVTGLFDTPLPEVDQPVPYAEHATIAREIEEAAITLLRNEGGVPPLGAVHSIAVIGADTDRPARVGGSSFVTIPADSVGILRGIAERAPEGVEVRSAPGTDPIASGDGIFLGAQPIASAFQSPPGQPGVKGVRIEYCENDELSGEPVEDRVEPDTTVNVFVFNMFHDMGRVGPPLSARSLRSTGILTVPYRFTLSGLGVAKLWIDDVEAARFDSPWAHTTVETAEYTLEAGTTLSLRVEVRSTGGRAGGVEPCAVQLGWTHPDDVASPDIAAAAELARESDVAVVFVRTMECEQQDSATLSLARNQDAMVQAVAAANPNTVVVIGSGTPVLTPWTPDVAAVLQSYMGGQEQGHAIARVLFGDVNPSGKLPYTMARSEDQYETIGVANPVRNEWNRDVEYTEGLFIGYRGFEKHGLTPQFPFGHGLSYTRFGYDSLTVEPEVSDGTAPVVLRFTLTNTGERAGAEVAQAYLSVPEGHDEPAKKLVGFAKVPLEPGESREVELVIDPLSPAHPLSMWDAGAHLWRTISGTYTVRIGASSQDLRLSATFEVRAKEAPTAGSDGAMYHLTDT; the protein is encoded by the coding sequence ATGAGCGAGCGTCCCTGGATGGACGCCGAGCTGTCCGCCGATCGACGCGCGTCGCTTCTCCTGGAGGAGATGACCAGCGAGGAGAAGGTGGCGCTGATGACCGGCGACGTCCTGGAGGGCGTCGAGGGCTTCAGCAACGCGGGCATCGACCGCCTCGGCATCCCGCCGCTGCGCATGGCGGATGCCGGCAGCGGCCTGCGCCGGCCCGCGGGGTACTCGGCCGCGACCGCGATGCCGGCGCCGATCGCGCTCGCCGCGACGTGGGATGCCGACCTGGGAACCCCCTACGGCTACGTCGTCGGCGAGGAGTCGTTCCTGCTGCGCCACAACGTCATGCTCGGCCCGAACGCCGACCTCTCCCGCGTGCCGTGGTCCGGACGCATCGGCGAGACCGTCGGGGAAGACCCGGTGCTCGTGTGCGAGATGACCATGAAGGTGCCCGCCGCGGTGCAGCGCCCGGGTGTGCTGTGCTGTTACAAGCACCCGCTGGCCTACAACCAGGAGACCAACCGCGGCGGGGGCGGCAACTCGATCCTCGACGAGCGCACGATCCGCGAGGTGTACGCGCCGCCGTTCGACGCCGCGATCCGCGCCGGCGCCGTCTCGCTGATGTCGTCGTTCAACAAGATCAACGGCGTGTACGCGAACGAGAACGACGACATGCAGAACAAGCTGCTGCGGGATGCCTTCGGCTTCGCCGGCTTCCTGATGTCGGACTACCTCGCCAACCACAGCCTCTCCCCGGGCGCGGGCCTGGACATGGAGGAGCCCGGGCACCCCGTCGAGCCCACCTACTACGGGCCGCATCTGCTGTGGGCCGTGCAGAACGGGTCGATCAGCAAGTCGGTGCTCGACCGGGCGTGCCAGCGCATCCTGTGGGCGATGTTCGTCACCGGCCTGTTCGACACGCCGTTGCCCGAAGTCGACCAGCCGGTCCCCTACGCCGAGCACGCGACCATCGCGCGGGAGATCGAAGAGGCCGCGATCACGCTGCTGCGCAACGAGGGCGGGGTGCCGCCGCTGGGCGCGGTGCACTCGATCGCCGTCATCGGCGCCGACACCGACCGACCGGCCCGGGTGGGAGGCTCCAGCTTCGTGACGATCCCGGCCGACTCCGTCGGTATCCTGCGCGGCATCGCCGAGCGCGCCCCCGAGGGCGTCGAGGTGCGTTCGGCACCGGGCACCGACCCGATCGCGTCGGGTGACGGCATCTTCCTCGGCGCGCAGCCGATCGCCTCTGCCTTCCAGTCTCCGCCCGGCCAGCCCGGCGTCAAGGGCGTGCGCATCGAGTACTGCGAGAACGACGAACTGAGCGGCGAGCCGGTCGAGGACCGTGTCGAGCCCGACACCACCGTCAACGTGTTCGTGTTCAACATGTTCCACGACATGGGCCGGGTCGGGCCCCCGCTGTCGGCCCGGTCGCTGCGTTCCACCGGCATCCTCACCGTCCCCTACCGTTTCACGCTGTCCGGGCTCGGCGTGGCGAAGCTCTGGATCGACGACGTCGAAGCCGCGCGGTTCGACTCGCCGTGGGCGCACACCACCGTCGAGACCGCCGAGTACACGCTCGAGGCCGGCACGACGCTCTCGCTCCGCGTGGAGGTGCGCTCGACGGGCGGGCGCGCCGGCGGCGTCGAGCCGTGTGCCGTGCAGCTGGGCTGGACGCACCCCGACGACGTCGCCAGCCCCGACATCGCCGCCGCCGCGGAGCTCGCCCGCGAGTCGGACGTCGCGGTCGTCTTCGTGCGGACGATGGAGTGCGAGCAGCAGGACTCCGCGACGCTGTCGCTGGCCCGCAATCAGGACGCGATGGTCCAGGCCGTCGCCGCCGCCAACCCGAACACCGTCGTGGTGATCGGCTCCGGCACACCGGTGCTCACACCGTGGACGCCGGATGTGGCCGCCGTGCTGCAGAGCTACATGGGCGGGCAGGAACAGGGGCACGCGATCGCGCGCGTGCTGTTCGGCGACGTGAACCCCTCGGGCAAGCTCCCCTACACGATGGCGCGGAGCGAAGACCAGTACGAGACGATCGGCGTCGCCAACCCCGTGCGCAACGAGTGGAACCGCGACGTCGAGTACACCGAGGGCCTGTTCATCGGCTACCGCGGTTTCGAGAAGCACGGGCTCACGCCGCAGTTCCCGTTCGGGCACGGGCTGTCGTACACGCGGTTCGGCTACGACTCGCTGACCGTCGAGCCCGAGGTCTCCGACGGCACGGCGCCCGTCGTGCTCCGGTTCACTCTGACGAACACGGGTGAGCGGGCGGGCGCGGAGGTGGCGCAGGCGTACCTGTCGGTCCCCGAAGGCCACGACGAGCCCGCCAAGAAGCTCGTCGGCTTCGCGAAGGTGCCGCTCGAGCCCGGCGAGTCCCGCGAGGTGGAGCTCGTCATCGATCCGCTGAGCCCCGCGCATCCGCTGTCGATGTGGGATGCCGGAGCGCACCTGTGGCGCACGATCAGCGGCACCTACACGGTGCGGATCGGCGCATCGTCGCAGGACCTGCGGCTCAGCGCGACGTTCGAAGTGCGTGCGAAAGAGGCGCCGACCGCGGGCAGCGATGGCGCGATGTACCACCTCACCGACACCTGA